Proteins encoded in a region of the Ruegeria sp. AD91A genome:
- a CDS encoding DUF2125 domain-containing protein encodes MRLIRVLIFVTIAWSAYWFVAGYGLRSAITGWFDQQEARGWQADFSDVATAGYPTHHMTRLNNPALADPVNGTAWSADWIEFKSPAIWPGRQVLRFADTPQRLSYFDQTSTIVADELLAELQLQPGVSLVPEKMALTAGAWSVTENTTKLASGDTLSLMMEQTPVSEAYAITARADGFTPGEKLRALMHSANSLPQSFETLELDMVTTFDKVWDRSALEDSRPQPVAIDLRLVEIKWGELRLFATGDLDVDAQGIPTGEIAVKAENWRDMIAMANAAGALPDQAVNPVTRALNFLAGLGGNPNALDLQLNFRDGFVALGPLPLGPAPRLILR; translated from the coding sequence ATGCGTCTGATACGAGTGTTGATTTTTGTTACCATTGCGTGGAGCGCATATTGGTTCGTGGCCGGGTATGGCCTGCGCTCTGCGATCACTGGCTGGTTCGACCAGCAGGAGGCACGCGGCTGGCAGGCGGATTTCTCGGATGTCGCAACCGCCGGGTATCCAACCCACCACATGACCCGTCTGAACAATCCGGCGTTGGCCGACCCGGTAAATGGCACTGCATGGAGCGCGGACTGGATCGAATTCAAAAGCCCCGCCATCTGGCCCGGTCGTCAGGTATTGCGCTTCGCAGACACGCCGCAACGCCTGTCATACTTCGACCAGACATCAACAATTGTGGCTGACGAATTGCTTGCCGAGCTGCAATTGCAGCCGGGCGTCTCGCTCGTGCCGGAAAAAATGGCTTTGACGGCGGGGGCATGGTCGGTAACGGAAAACACCACCAAGCTGGCCTCCGGAGACACGCTGAGCCTGATGATGGAACAAACGCCAGTTTCAGAAGCCTATGCCATCACAGCCCGCGCGGATGGGTTCACACCGGGGGAAAAACTGCGGGCCCTGATGCATTCCGCCAATTCGTTACCACAAAGCTTTGAAACGCTGGAACTGGATATGGTCACCACTTTCGACAAGGTTTGGGACCGGTCCGCCCTGGAAGACAGCCGACCGCAGCCCGTCGCCATTGATCTGCGTCTGGTCGAGATCAAATGGGGTGAGTTGCGCCTGTTTGCGACCGGCGATCTGGATGTGGACGCACAAGGCATCCCGACCGGAGAGATCGCCGTCAAAGCCGAAAACTGGCGCGACATGATCGCCATGGCAAATGCGGCGGGCGCCCTGCCCGATCAGGCGGTGAATCCCGTTACCCGGGCACTGAACTTTTTGGCGGGGCTGGGCGGCAACCCCAACGCCTTGGACCTGCAACTGAACTTTCGGGATGGTTTCGTGGCACTGGGGCCATTGCCTCTGGGCCCCGCCCCGCGCCTGATCCTGCGTTAA
- a CDS encoding gamma-glutamylcyclotransferase — MTMWVFGYGSLLWNPGFPVARSERATLHGFARSFCMSSIHHRGTEEKPGLVLALDEQENASCTGLALAVKAGHEDRTLQELRERELISSAYVERMLDVHLESGDIENAVTYVIDADHVQYCGGMALEEQARIIAHAVGGRGPNNEYLYNTAEHLAEIGLRDHDLEWLAQRVRSITA; from the coding sequence ATGACGATGTGGGTTTTCGGATATGGATCGCTGCTGTGGAATCCGGGCTTTCCGGTGGCGCGCAGTGAACGCGCGACGCTGCACGGGTTTGCCCGGTCCTTCTGCATGAGTTCGATCCACCACCGCGGGACAGAGGAAAAACCCGGTCTGGTGCTGGCACTGGACGAACAGGAGAACGCGAGTTGCACGGGTTTGGCCCTTGCGGTCAAGGCGGGTCACGAAGACCGAACGCTGCAAGAGCTGCGCGAGCGCGAGTTGATTTCATCGGCTTATGTCGAACGTATGTTGGATGTGCATCTGGAAAGCGGAGACATCGAAAATGCCGTGACCTATGTGATCGATGCCGACCACGTCCAGTATTGCGGTGGGATGGCGTTGGAGGAACAGGCCCGGATCATCGCACATGCGGTCGGCGGGCGTGGTCCGAATAACGAATACCTCTACAACACTGCCGAACATCTGGCCGAGATCGGCCTGCGTGATCACGATCTTGAGTGGTTGGCGCAACGGGTCCGCAGTATCACCGCATAA
- a CDS encoding biopolymer transporter ExbB: MAQAHQGARPHFSHPIRQILLMLMAIGLSGLGVFLALPYVLPVFYANPYLNGFILIVFFIGVFACFYQVTQLIGSVRWIEAFVGGVVREDARTPQLLAPLASLLRERGARSQISSTSTRSILDSVAERVEEEREITRYITNVLIYLGLLGTFFGLATTVPAIVDTIRSLNPQEGEEGLAVFNRLMTGLEAQLQGMGVAFGSSLLGLAGSLVVGLLEVFAGHGQNRFYRELEEWLSSITRVGFAGGEEGGAEIAVLTPVLDAMSEQMDALQHLFAAQESERAEVSAKLGQLVDVIGEMNNRQANTESVTSALERVALGQDALLDHMRDHGAGDGIDAESRMRLRSMDVQLLRILEEISAGRQESMNEFRKDIELLVKALTLPRGAVRTTPEGE; encoded by the coding sequence ATGGCGCAGGCACATCAGGGCGCGAGACCTCATTTCTCGCATCCAATTCGACAAATTCTGTTGATGTTGATGGCGATCGGCCTGTCCGGGCTGGGGGTGTTTCTGGCGCTTCCATACGTATTGCCGGTTTTTTATGCCAATCCGTATCTGAATGGCTTCATCCTGATTGTGTTCTTTATCGGCGTCTTCGCCTGTTTTTATCAGGTTACGCAGCTGATCGGGTCCGTACGTTGGATCGAAGCCTTTGTTGGCGGTGTTGTTCGCGAAGATGCTCGAACACCACAGTTGCTGGCGCCTTTGGCTTCGCTGCTGCGCGAGCGAGGCGCGCGCTCGCAGATCAGCTCCACCTCTACCCGGTCCATTCTGGATTCCGTGGCAGAGCGGGTCGAAGAAGAACGGGAAATCACACGTTATATCACCAACGTGCTGATTTATCTGGGTCTACTGGGTACATTCTTTGGTCTGGCGACAACCGTTCCGGCCATTGTTGACACCATCCGCAGCCTGAACCCGCAGGAAGGCGAGGAGGGTCTGGCTGTTTTCAATCGCCTGATGACGGGGCTCGAGGCACAGCTGCAAGGAATGGGCGTCGCGTTCGGATCGTCTTTGCTGGGTCTGGCGGGGTCTCTTGTCGTTGGTCTGCTCGAGGTCTTTGCCGGGCACGGTCAGAACCGGTTCTATCGCGAACTCGAGGAGTGGCTGTCGTCGATCACCCGCGTTGGATTTGCAGGTGGCGAAGAGGGCGGGGCAGAGATCGCCGTACTGACCCCTGTGCTGGATGCCATGTCAGAGCAGATGGATGCGTTACAGCATCTGTTTGCGGCTCAGGAAAGTGAAAGGGCGGAGGTTTCGGCCAAATTAGGGCAACTGGTCGATGTCATCGGTGAGATGAACAATCGCCAGGCCAATACCGAAAGTGTAACTTCTGCTTTGGAACGCGTGGCGCTTGGGCAGGACGCCCTGCTGGATCACATGCGCGATCATGGCGCAGGCGATGGCATCGATGCCGAAAGTCGGATGCGCCTGCGCTCGATGGATGTGCAACTGCTGCGTATTCTTGAAGAGATTTCGGCGGGTCGGCAGGAAAGTATGAACGAATTCCGCAAGGATATCGAACTGCTGGTCAAGGCCCTGACCCTGCCGCGGGGTGCCGTGCGCACCACGCCGGAAGGAGAATAA